One genomic segment of Myxocyprinus asiaticus isolate MX2 ecotype Aquarium Trade chromosome 14, UBuf_Myxa_2, whole genome shotgun sequence includes these proteins:
- the LOC127451904 gene encoding RUN domain-containing protein 1-like: MSTEDLSTSDSEAAFAGAGVRWAPVGAVASPEDEQWKRDTQAGAVSSSETDMVAKLRKLEGEQEQLNSSLLALTSHFAQVQFRLKQIVHAQSEEKERMLLELEEFAFKGCPHVIGCRAQDAQMLEKSSEREKRERLEAQRQKQKELIFQLKTQLDDLERFAYQEGSYDSLPQSVVMERQRVIIDELIKKLDVNLNEDIGNLTPEELRQRVDAAIAQIVNPARVKEQLVEQLKTQIRDLEMFINFIQDEVGNPLLNDGANSQQPRAAGPNTGATRGMKRVDPEQAQRMRETGLQLIQKALAVLQIFALSQFGCAAGHVPQNVWSHGGEPQDFSPLLQKLEGAVERVRLQASRNQPASQEEHVVSYYTCLSPGGHRDELTASVRKELAMALRDLLAHGLYAPSQGMSLVLAPISCLLPFSASPQTLHPWELFVKFYHSKNGQAFVESPARQLSQSYSLPVGDGPVTVTPKQSLLWAIHTVLKEHGRYKRSADSEFKALVCMALNEQRLVSWLNLLCKSGTLMHSHYQPWSYMAQTGFEGALRILGCLSHLKFSLPVDLAVRQLKNIKDAF; this comes from the exons ATGTCGACGGAGGATTTGTCCACTTCTGACAGCGAGGCTGCCTTCGCTGGAGCCGGGGTGCGATGGGCGCCCGTAGGAGCGGTGGCCAGTCCGGAGGATGAGCAGTGGAAGCGCGACACGCAGGCTGGAGCAGTGTCGTCCAGCGAGACAGACATGGTAGCGAAGCTGCGAAAGCTAGAGGGAGAGCAGGAGCAGCTGAACTCGTCGCTCCTCGCCCTAACCTCACACTTTGCTCAAGTGCAGTTTCGACTCAAACAGATTGTCCATGCTCAAAGCGAGGAGAAAGAGAGGATGCTGCTGGAGCTGGAGGAGTTCGCATTTAAAGGATGCCCTCATGTCATCGGGTGCAGGGCACAGGACGCCCAGATGTTGGAGAAATCT AGTGAAAGGGAGAAGAGGGAGCGTTTGGAAGCTCAGAGACAGAAGCAGAAGGAACTGATTTTCCAGCTAAAGACCCAACTCGACGATCTGGAACGCTTCGCCTACCAGGAGGGCAGCTATGACTCATTGCCTCAGTCTGTCGTCATGGAGAGACAGAGG GTAATCATTGATGAGCTGATTAAGAAGCTGGACGTGAACCTGAATGAAGACATTGGGAACCTTACTCCAGAGGAGCTTCGACAGAGAGTGGACGCTGCCATAGCTCAGATAGTCAACCCGGCCAGAGTCAAAGAGCAGCTAGTTGAGCAGCTCAAGACCCAGATTAGAGACTTGGAGATGTTCATTAACTTCATACAGG ATGAGGTGGGGAACCCTCTTTTAAATGATGGTGCAAACAGCCAACAGCCCCGAGCAGCTGGACCAAACACTGGAGCCACTAGAGGGATGAAACGAG TGGACCCTGAACAGGCTCAGAGGATGCGAGAAACTGGTCTTCAGCTGATCCAGAAAGCCTTAGCTGTGCTGCAGATCTTTGCTTTGAGCCAGTTTGGATGTGCTGCGGGCCATGTGCCCCAAAATGTGTGGTCTCATGGGGGTGAGCCTCAAGATTTCAGCCCTCTGTTGCAGAAACTGGAAGGAGCTGTGGAGCGTGTACGTCTCCAAGCCTCTCGCAACCAGCCGGCCTCTCAGGAGGAACACGTGGTCAGTTACTACACCTGCCTGTCACCGGGAGGACATCGGGACGAACTCACCGCTTCGGTGCGCAAAGAGTTGGCAATGGCACTGCGGGACCTGCTGGCCCACGGCCTGTACGCTCCTTCTCAGGGCATGAGCCTGGTGCTGGCCCCCATTTCCTGCCTGTTGCCCTTCAGTGCTTCTCCACAGACATTGCATCCATGGGAACTCTTTGTCAAGTTCTACCACTCCAAAAATGGCCAGGCTTTTGTCGAGTCCCCCGCCCGCCAACTCTCACAATCCTATAGTTTGCCTGTAGGGGATGGTCCTGTGACGGTCACACCCAAGCAGTCTCTGTTATGGGCCATTCATACAGTGCTTAAAGAGCATGGACGATATAAACGTAGTGCAGACTCAGAGTTTAAGGCCTTAGTGTGCATGGCACTCAATGAGCAGAGGCTTGTGTCCTGGCTCAACCTGCTGTGCAAGTCTGGAACACTAATGCACTCGCATTACCAGCCATGGAGCTACATGGCGCAGACGGGCTTTGAGGGTGCCCTGCGCATACTGGGCTGCCTCAGCCATCTTAAATTCAGCCTTCCTGTTGACTTGGCTGTCAGGCAGCTGAAAAATATTAAAGATGCTTTTTAA